A stretch of DNA from Vigna radiata var. radiata cultivar VC1973A unplaced genomic scaffold, Vradiata_ver6 scaffold_70, whole genome shotgun sequence:
TCATAACTCCAAGGAAGCTTTCCTATGAGATGGGTTTGGGAGCAAGGTGCAGTGTCAAGAAGGAGGGTTCAAAGCTTAGGAAAAAGTTCAATCTCAACCTTCATTTCATCAACAAACATGGCAAGAGCAAGAACAAGAAGCTGTCTTCTGATTTCTCACCGACACCCTTCAAAGGTGCTTGCAACCCCATCATGAACAAggtgatttttgttttacattttagttttggtttatttttctttttcccattcAGATTTTGCTTTTCGATACGTGGAGGTTGAGAAACATTTTGGAAATTTGAATATAGGCATTGTTTTTATCGACTCAAAGTTTGTGATAGATGCTGACAAAAGAAACCCTGTTAGGAACAAAAAATTAGTAAAGTATGATCACTTGGATGAGAAAAATGCAGCATAATGGAAGTGTGACGCATCTAACAAACTAGCCaactcactttatttttttaggtaATTATAAGCTTGAGCTGATCATTTATCTGAGTTTCTggcattttttttatggtaatgTTTTATGGaagttgaatttgtttttttttccttgatgTTGAGAAATCTGAAATTCTGATTAAATCTGTGaaagaagttatatatataattacctTCAAAAACCTTCtgttatgaaattattttccaTATACTTTTTCATAcaactgttgagattgtttGGGGATGAAAGGGGCAAAATGTTGAATATCATTATCTATTGGAAATAATTTGCGTTTTTGGTTTGATGCAGCGATGGGTAAGAGCATTGAAAGCTGCTTCTAAACAGTTCAAGAAATGGAAGACAACGAGAGACCCCATAGCTCATGTCATGCTACCCAAatgatgttttttaaatatttgccgaatgtttttactatttcttaattgttagttggtttaattatttcttttttgttgttgccattcatttatttattcaatttaatctccACATTAAGAAACTTTAAGTATTAAGTATTTCAGAGAATTTTGAAGGCTTAGAAAAAATATTGAGATTTATGGACTCTTCAAAATTGCTCACCCTATCAACAGTAGAAGAATGTTACTCTCGAATTTACTATAATCTTTTAggaagatgatattttgacactaatttttgacattattttgacactgcacacgtgccaaaatgtggttggacagtttcaaattaaaaaaaaactgaaataggggcatatttgaaagaaaaaaccaaagtttctttttctaatttgaaatcgtccaatcatattttgccacgtgtacagtgtcaaaatagtgtcaaaaaattggtgtcaaaatgttattttccaATCTTTTAGTTggttttgttttcattgaaGATTTCCAAGCAACTAACAAATAGATATATATTCTACTTCTTTCGGTAATAGAGATATTGAACTTTGCTCGTTTTGGTTGTTCTTGTAGGTTAGAAAGGCAGAGTTAATTagaaaatatcattaattaaaagTCTAGACACTAAGTTATTTTAGACAATAACGTTAAAAGCTTACTAAGTTACGTAAACAGTAACTCGAAAATGAAAAGCACCAAGTTATTTTAATGCAAACAAAGCATGAAAATAAGCTACAACTATGCAAAGTATGTTAAACACGCCAAGAATAAAGCCATGCTCAAACATCAATTACAAGTTatataaaaagttcaaaatttctTTAGAAAGATGCACATAAAAGTACAAAGTCGTA
This window harbors:
- the LOC106779969 gene encoding uncharacterized protein LOC106779969, translated to MGSRRKSVKEKAQEEEEEEQAVVLKTTKVVEYLVPKMSIELLCKFPDNSAFDFDYSQSTIWSPLLPTPCSPMDLDLITPRKLSYEMGLGARCSVKKEGSKLRKKFNLNLHFINKHGKSKNKKLSSDFSPTPFKGACNPIMNKRWVRALKAASKQFKKWKTTRDPIAHVMLPK